The following DNA comes from Ornithinimicrobium avium.
CCGTCGGTGACGTGCGCGTTCTCCAGCGCGCTGCCGAATCCGACGAGCACGACCTCGGGCCGCTCGGCGGTGGCGGGCCAGGACAGGAGCGCGCCCTCGCGCGCGCCGCCGGCGTTGTGCCCGCGGGTGGGTGGGTAGCAGGCGGTCACGGGCGACCGGTCGGCGCCGGAGGCCTCCAGCTGGACGTCCTGGCGCAGGAGCAGGTCGCCGGGGCGGGTGAGCGGGTCCTGGCAGTCCGGCTCGCGCGGCGGCCCGCCCGCGGCGGGCTCGACGCCCACGTCCAGGCCGAGCACGGTGCCGGGCGATGCGGTCGCGTCCGGGACCACGACGACGAGCCGGTCCGCGCCGGCCGAGCGGGCCAGCAGGTCGGCTCCGGCCTGCTGGTCAAGGTAGGCGGTCCCGGTCAGCAGCACGGTGGTGCCCGGCCCGACCGGTCGGTCGAGGAGCGCGGTGCCGCCGGCGACCGGCTGCACGTCGACGCCCTGGTCGGACAGCACCCGTGCCAGCGCTCGCCCGCCCTCGCGACCCGGGTTGTCCGGGCCCAGCCGCTCGCCGGACGGGTTCCCGGAGAGCAGGGTGGCGACGACGGCGACCACGAGGGCGAGGACGACCCAGGGGGCCCACCGACGCAGCAGGCGGAGCCGGTCGGGGCGGTCCGGCCGGGCGGGTTCGTCCGGCCCGGCGTCGAACCCGTGCTCGTCCTCGGAGCCGGGTCCCTCGTCCGTGCAGGGCGGGGCGGGCGCGCTCACGGCGCACCTCCGACCGTGACCTCGCCATCGGCAGCCGGGACCGGCCGCGCGGCGACGAGCCGCCGGTCGAGCTCCACGACCCGGCTGGCCTCCTCGGCCCCCACCGCGGCCGCGCCGTAGCGCACCGCGTCGAAGCGGTCCGCGGCCCGCGCCAGTGCGAACGCCTCCTGCGGGAAGACCTGTGCGAGGTCCACGGCGACCTCGTGGGCGGTGCGCCCGGGACGCCCGTCGAGCAGCGCCCTCTCCACGGCGCCGGCGGCGACGGCCCGGTAGGCGTCCAGCAGCGCGTCGGCGTGGTTCCCGGCTGCGGCGGCGTCCGCCGCCCGGCGCCGGTACGCGGCGGCCGGCAGGCCGGCCCCGTCGAGCACCGCGCCACCGGCCGCTCGACCCGGACCGGGACGGCGCCACCGGTCGCGCGCGGCGAAGAGGACGACGGCGAGCGCCACGAGGAGCACCCCCGCGAGCACCGCCCAGGCGGCCCACGAGGGCAGCCGGGCCGGCAGGTCGAGCGCGGGCAGGTGGTCGGCGACCCAGCGCCAGGCGCGCGCGACGAACGACTCGTGCAGCTCGTAGCCGGGCCCGGACAGCTCCTCCTCGAGGAGGCGCCGCGCCTCCTCCCGGTCGGGGTCGACCGGGACGCCGATGATGAGCACCCGCGGCCCCGGTCAGCGCGTCCGCGCGGCGGCCCGGGCCTGGGCGGCCTGGACCAGGGCGGAGTCCAGGCCCTCCCGGCGGATCCGCTGGTCGAGGTAGAGCAGCGCGGTGACGCCGGCGGTGAACGGGACGACGAAGGCGTTGACCACCAGCTGCACGAGGTGGTCGGTGCCGACCATGAGCGGGCTGACCAGGGAGGCGTCGCCGAACGGGTCCAGCCCCCCCAGGGCGCTCAGCACCAGCGTCACCGGGAACTGCACCATGCTGCTGAACATGGTCGTCAGGATGCCGGCGAGCAGGGTGATGCCCACGACCCGCCAGCCCTGGCCGCCGGTGGTCAGGCGCCAGGCGCGGCGCAGCCCGCGCCACGGGCCGACCCGCTCCAGGACGACGGCGGCGGGCGCCAGCGAGAGCCGGACGCCGACCCAGGCGACCACGAGCAGCAGCGCGAGCATCACCAGGACGCCGGCCACGATCGCGGCGACCTCGCCCACGCTGGACAGCGCCCAGCCGAGCAGCAGCGCAGCCACCACCGCCAGGACGGCGAGCACGGTCAGCACCAGGGACATGAGCACGAGCACCCCGAGCAGGGCGGGCAGCCGACCGCGGACGGCGTGCCAGGTCTGCGCCAGACCGACGCGGTCGCCCAGCACCGCCTCTCCCACGACGTGCACGATCATGCCGGTCAGGGCGACCGAGGCCAGCGCGAGGAAGAGGGTGCTGACCACCGTCGAGAGCAGGTAGCGGTCCTCCGCCGCGAGCGAGCCGACCCTCAGCACCGCCAGGGAGGCGAGGTAGGAGGGCACGAGCAGCACCGCCAGCACGAGGAAGGCGGTGCCGACGGTCGCCGAGGGGTTGCGACGCATCGTCTGCAGGGTGCCGCCGAAGACGTCGCCCAGGGTGAGCGGCCGCAGCGGCACCACGCCGGGCTGGTGCAGGCGGGCCAGCTGCTCCGGCGGGAGCTGCTGCCAGGCCGGGGCGGGCTGCTGCGGCGCCTGGGGCCCGGGAACGGGTCCGGGTGGGGGCGGGGTCCACCGGGGCACCTGCCCCCCGTGGTCGGACCCTGGCGGCTGGCTCATCCCCCTGCTCCTCCTGCGTCTGGTGCGTGCTCGGCGTCCCCGGGTATGTCGTGCTGCAGGTCGCGCAGCAGGTCCGCGGCCTCCCGCTCGGCCACCCTGGCCCGGACCGGAACGGCACCCAGGGCCCGGTGTGCGGCCACGATACCCGGCTGGGCGCGGCGCAGCGCGTGGCCCCGCCGCCACAGCGTCAGCGGTGGCTTGCGCCGCTCGGCCAGGTCGCGCGCCAGCCGCCGGGCGAAGACCACCCAGGGGCGGTGGTGGACGGACCAGGCACCCGCGAGCAGGCCGCGGTGGCGCAGCCCCTCGATGGCGTGGGCGGCGAAGATCCCCTCGGCCACCACCAGCGGTGCCCCGCCCAGCTCGATGGTCCGGTGGCCGACCACGCTGGAGGTCGAGATGTCGTAGGTCGGGACCCGGGTGCTGCCCCGCACGCACAGCTCCTCTGCGGCCCTCAGGGCAGCGTCGAGGTCCCAGGAGCGCACGTCGTCCCAGTCGACCAGGCCCAGCGGGCTCATCGGCAGGTCGGGCGCGCCGAGCTCCCGGTAGAAGTCGTCGAGCGGGAGCAGCGGCAACCCGTGGCTCTCGTGCAGACGCCGCGCCAGCCGGGACTTGCCGGCGCCGCTGGGACCGGAGAGGACGAGCACCCGGGCACGGCGGCCGGCGTCATGATCCATGGTGCGCCATTCTAGGTGCCGCCCGCCCGTAGACTCGGGCGGCGTGAGCGCACCCAGCACCCTGCCGCCGCCGACCGGCGACCTGGTCCGCGTCTACCGCACCCTGCCGGCCAGGATCGTCGGGTGGGGGATGGTCGCGGTGGCCGGGGTGTTCGCCACGCTGACGGTCGTGGACCTGGTGAGCGGGTCGCACCGGGGGCTGGCGTG
Coding sequences within:
- a CDS encoding DUF4350 domain-containing protein; its protein translation is MSAPAPPCTDEGPGSEDEHGFDAGPDEPARPDRPDRLRLLRRWAPWVVLALVVAVVATLLSGNPSGERLGPDNPGREGGRALARVLSDQGVDVQPVAGGTALLDRPVGPGTTVLLTGTAYLDQQAGADLLARSAGADRLVVVVPDATASPGTVLGLDVGVEPAAGGPPREPDCQDPLTRPGDLLLRQDVQLEASGADRSPVTACYPPTRGHNAGGAREGALLSWPATAERPEVVLVGFGSALENAHVTDGAHAALGLRLLGGSPELLWVVPQPGDAAAETEPTTLWEALPRSTTAVVVVLGAAVLALALWRGRRLGPVVTEPLPAVVHAAETTRNRGRLYRQARDRRHALDALRQGTRRRLAPRLGLPTTTEAKTLSRAVADATGRPVEQVQQLLEGPLDDDDSTLVTTARELRSLEEGLHP
- a CDS encoding DUF4129 domain-containing protein translates to MLIIGVPVDPDREEARRLLEEELSGPGYELHESFVARAWRWVADHLPALDLPARLPSWAAWAVLAGVLLVALAVVLFAARDRWRRPGPGRAAGGAVLDGAGLPAAAYRRRAADAAAAGNHADALLDAYRAVAAGAVERALLDGRPGRTAHEVAVDLAQVFPQEAFALARAADRFDAVRYGAAAVGAEEASRVVELDRRLVAARPVPAADGEVTVGGAP
- a CDS encoding uridine kinase family protein, whose amino-acid sequence is MDHDAGRRARVLVLSGPSGAGKSRLARRLHESHGLPLLPLDDFYRELGAPDLPMSPLGLVDWDDVRSWDLDAALRAAEELCVRGSTRVPTYDISTSSVVGHRTIELGGAPLVVAEGIFAAHAIEGLRHRGLLAGAWSVHHRPWVVFARRLARDLAERRKPPLTLWRRGHALRRAQPGIVAAHRALGAVPVRARVAEREAADLLRDLQHDIPGDAEHAPDAGGAGG